The following coding sequences are from one Rutidosis leptorrhynchoides isolate AG116_Rl617_1_P2 chromosome 11, CSIRO_AGI_Rlap_v1, whole genome shotgun sequence window:
- the LOC139876982 gene encoding rhodanese-like domain-containing protein 10: protein MEIQVNNLHTFSLNHPKPPLFTTSPHHRPTTVKLHAVSGNGKQLIQSGTVVAILPKDAVKAINEDGYQLLDIRPEWEREKSRVSGSMHVPLFVQDMDNGPITLLKKWVHFGYIGAWTGQNFTMMNPDFVDQVEKMVPDKTTKVLIACGEGLRSMMATSKLHKNGYTNLGWLAGGFNRAVDEDFPEVEGPEKLQYATIGGASYYFLKVLILLQAVGKNN from the exons ATGGAAATCCAAGTAAACAATCTTCACACATTCTCTTTGAACCATCCAAAACCACCACTCTTCACCACCTCTCCCCACCACCGTCCAACCACCGTTAAACTCCACGCAGTCTCCGGCAACGGTAAACAACTAATACAATCCGGCACAGTAGTTGCCATTCTTCCTAAAGATGCCGTAAAAGCCATTAATGAGGATGGATATCAACTCTTGGACATTAGGCCAGAATGGGAAAGAGAGAAGTCACGTGTGTCAGGGTCCATGCACGTGCCATTGTTTGTTCAAGACATGGATAATGGTCCCATCACATTGTTAAAGAAATGGGTTCATTTTGGTTATATTGGTGCATGGACTGGTCAAAATTTTACAATGATGAATCCTGATTTTGTTGATCAAGTAGAGAAAATGGTTCCTGATAAGACCACCAAGGTCCTTATTGCTTGTGGTGAAGGTTTAAG GTCAATGATGGCaacttcaaagttacataaaaacggATACACGAATTTGGGATGGTTGGCTGGAGGATTCAACCGTGCCGTTGATGAAGATTTCCCGGAAGTCGAAGGGCCTGAAAAGTTACAGTATGCCACAATTGGAGGTGCATCTTATTACTTTCTTAAGGTCCTTATCTTGTTACAAGCTGTAGGAAAGAATAATTAA